One Micromonospora sp. WMMD812 genomic window carries:
- a CDS encoding AAA family ATPase has translation MMPVSMVGRAGELAELDRAWSTVVAGRRPAPTVAVITGAAGVGKSLLVAAALDGFAPRPAVVLSGAARVHSPAPYDWLAAGLSGRDTSRLDLPPDALAWLAQQPTAPRERYAPGTLLRLAVRTVRLLVGAGPAVLVVEDLHALDPASLNLIGELATAADLPALLVVATRPAAESVAPDLAVRVLSRLCGVRGAVRQHLGPLRPAEVAEVLTQVYADSTPSGRLATAVWRRTGGNPYALTELLAAHSGEPPEALLRSPHRPPAQHAPARRPAASRPAGSDEAELTGREVEVLGCLVAGMSNKQAAKALGISVRTVTVHVSNLLRKTGSASRTEVALWAVQHRLATPAPVDG, from the coding sequence ATGATGCCGGTGTCCATGGTCGGGCGCGCCGGCGAGCTGGCCGAGCTCGACCGGGCGTGGTCCACCGTGGTGGCCGGTCGGCGGCCGGCGCCGACCGTCGCGGTGATCACCGGGGCCGCCGGGGTGGGCAAGAGTCTGCTGGTCGCCGCCGCGCTGGACGGCTTCGCCCCGCGGCCGGCGGTGGTCCTCTCCGGCGCCGCGCGGGTGCACAGCCCCGCACCCTACGACTGGCTGGCGGCGGGGCTCAGCGGGCGGGACACCAGCCGGCTGGACCTGCCTCCCGACGCGCTGGCGTGGTTGGCCCAGCAACCCACCGCTCCGCGCGAGCGGTACGCCCCGGGCACCCTCCTGCGCCTCGCCGTGCGTACCGTCCGGCTGCTGGTCGGCGCCGGGCCCGCTGTCCTGGTGGTGGAGGACCTGCACGCGCTCGACCCGGCGAGCCTCAACCTGATCGGCGAGCTGGCCACCGCCGCCGACCTGCCCGCGCTGCTGGTCGTGGCGACGCGGCCCGCCGCCGAGTCGGTCGCGCCGGATCTCGCGGTCCGCGTCCTGTCCCGCCTCTGCGGGGTACGCGGCGCGGTCCGCCAGCACCTCGGGCCGCTGCGCCCGGCCGAGGTCGCCGAGGTGCTGACCCAGGTGTACGCCGATTCGACCCCGTCCGGCCGGCTCGCGACCGCGGTCTGGCGGCGCACTGGCGGCAACCCGTACGCGCTGACCGAACTGCTCGCCGCGCACTCCGGTGAGCCGCCGGAGGCCCTGCTCCGGTCGCCGCACCGCCCACCGGCGCAGCACGCGCCGGCACGACGTCCGGCGGCGTCCCGGCCGGCCGGCTCCGACGAGGCCGAGTTGACCGGCCGGGAGGTCGAGGTGCTCGGCTGCCTGGTCGCCGGGATGTCCAACAAGCAGGCCGCGAAGGCGCTGGGCATCTCGGTGCGGACCGTCACCGTGCACGTGTCCAACCTGCTGCGCAAGACCGGCTCCGCGTCCCGGACCGAGGTCGCGCTCTGGGCGGTGCAGCACCGGCTCGCGACACCCGCGCCGGTGGACGGCTGA
- a CDS encoding protein phosphatase 2C domain-containing protein — MTLILRSAILNDIGLVRTNNEDSALAGDRLVAVADGMGGLPAGEVASEIVIRILDELTPPTDPDEATDALRAVVSTANQRIHAAITVDPAREGMGTTLTAALLAADTLVLAQVGDSRCYLLRDTKLIQLTRDDTFVQALVDQGALSPEQARHHPQRSLVTRAVQGADAPPSISTLTVLAGDRLLLCSDGLSDYVEDEAIAVALGAYGDRQLCGEQLVKLAHQAGAPDNVTVVVSDVTLVA; from the coding sequence ATGACGCTGATCCTCCGCTCGGCCATCCTCAACGACATCGGTCTGGTCCGGACCAACAACGAGGACTCCGCCCTCGCCGGCGACCGGCTGGTCGCCGTCGCCGACGGCATGGGCGGCCTGCCCGCGGGCGAGGTGGCGAGCGAGATCGTCATCCGGATCCTGGACGAGCTGACCCCGCCGACCGACCCGGACGAGGCGACCGACGCGTTGCGCGCCGTGGTGAGCACCGCCAACCAGCGCATCCACGCCGCCATCACCGTGGATCCCGCTCGCGAGGGCATGGGTACGACGCTCACCGCGGCCCTGCTCGCCGCCGACACGCTGGTCCTCGCGCAGGTCGGCGACTCCCGCTGCTACCTGCTCCGGGACACCAAGCTGATCCAGCTCACCCGGGACGACACCTTCGTGCAGGCGCTGGTCGACCAGGGGGCGCTCAGCCCCGAGCAGGCGCGACACCACCCGCAGCGGTCGCTGGTGACCCGGGCGGTGCAGGGCGCGGACGCTCCGCCGTCGATCAGCACGCTCACCGTCCTGGCCGGCGACCGGCTGCTGCTGTGCAGCGACGGCCTCTCCGACTACGTCGAGGACGAGGCGATCGCGGTGGCCCTCGGCGCGTACGGCGACCGGCAGCTCTGCGGCGAGCAACTCGTCAAGCTCGCCCACCAGGCCGGCGCGCCGGACAACGTGACCGTGGTGGTCTCCGACGTCACCCTGGTGGCCTGA
- a CDS encoding GNAT family N-acetyltransferase, whose product MAIRRVSSEERLTTSFVLGAYAFEASPRSARRADEFRGYLPYNEGNRTLIVEEDGAPLAAASAIPMRQNLRGAVLPMAGVAGVASHPLARRQGHVRTLLHQLLDEMRDEGHTLTALYPFRPSFYARFGYVGLPKPRTVTFSPADLGQLLGADLPGEVGWERIGTGYPVWREFTERLLRERHGFATFPDYRDVGLRDRDERWLLTARVGDVVTGVVTYRIDDHGGELAADDLLAADPYARALLLQFFARHVDQVERISVQVPADELPELWLTDLAVHVEARVARPGSSAPMARLLSLDALTGLPAGPGRVRVELAGDRWLTGSHLLDGTTGSLELLSGSGVDAAAPSATLTAAGLSALAYGVLDPVEVHLRGLGDVPPDAAVELRRIFPREVPYLFADF is encoded by the coding sequence ATGGCGATCCGCCGGGTCAGCTCCGAGGAGCGCCTGACCACGAGCTTCGTGCTGGGCGCGTACGCCTTCGAGGCGTCCCCGCGCAGCGCGCGCCGGGCCGACGAGTTCCGCGGCTACCTGCCGTACAACGAGGGCAACCGGACGCTGATCGTCGAGGAGGACGGCGCCCCGCTGGCGGCCGCCTCGGCCATCCCGATGCGGCAGAACCTGCGCGGCGCGGTGCTGCCGATGGCCGGCGTCGCCGGGGTGGCCAGCCACCCGCTGGCTCGCCGCCAGGGGCACGTCCGGACGCTGTTGCACCAGCTCCTCGACGAGATGCGCGACGAGGGGCACACGCTGACCGCGCTCTACCCGTTCCGGCCCAGCTTCTACGCGAGGTTCGGCTACGTCGGGCTGCCCAAGCCGCGTACGGTCACGTTCTCGCCGGCCGACCTCGGCCAACTGCTCGGCGCCGACCTTCCCGGCGAGGTCGGCTGGGAGCGGATCGGCACCGGCTACCCGGTCTGGCGCGAGTTCACCGAACGCCTCCTGCGCGAGCGGCACGGCTTCGCGACCTTCCCGGACTACCGGGACGTCGGGCTACGCGACCGGGACGAGCGCTGGCTGCTCACCGCCCGGGTCGGTGACGTGGTCACCGGCGTGGTGACGTACCGGATCGACGACCACGGCGGCGAGCTGGCCGCCGACGACCTGCTCGCCGCCGATCCGTACGCCCGGGCTCTGCTGTTGCAGTTCTTCGCCCGGCACGTCGACCAGGTGGAGCGGATCAGCGTCCAGGTCCCGGCCGACGAACTGCCCGAGCTCTGGCTCACCGACCTGGCCGTGCACGTCGAGGCGCGGGTGGCCCGGCCGGGCTCGTCGGCCCCGATGGCCCGGCTGCTCTCGCTGGACGCGCTGACCGGCCTGCCGGCCGGGCCGGGACGGGTGCGGGTCGAGCTGGCCGGGGACCGCTGGCTGACCGGCAGCCACCTGCTGGACGGCACCACCGGGTCGCTGGAGCTGCTGAGCGGCTCGGGCGTCGACGCTGCCGCGCCGTCCGCCACGCTCACCGCCGCCGGGCTCTCGGCCCTGGCGTACGGGGTGCTCGACCCGGTCGAGGTGCACCTGCGTGGGCTCGGCGACGTGCCGCCGGACGCCGCCGTCGAGCTGCGCCGCATCTTCCCGCGCGAGGTGCCGTACCTCTTCGCCGACTTCTGA
- a CDS encoding NAD-dependent epimerase/dehydratase family protein yields MRIVVVGATGNAGTALLRRLRRERGVELAGVARRLPGPDAGEPYDQVEWHSCDVGLPGAADQLAEVFAGAGAVVHLAWQIQPSHDQRVLRRTNVDGSRAVVDAVVRARVPALVYASSVGTYASGPKDHPVSERWPATGVPASSYSRDKAAVEALLDQVEREHPELRVVRMRPGLNFQRDAATEISRYFLGPFAPVRLLRFGRIPLVPTHRRLRMQAVHTDDVAEAYARGALGDARGAFNLAADPVLTPELVARHFHGWTVPVAAPLLRGAAALTWHARLQPVDAGWVELALNVPLMSSERAETELGWRPTVDALAALRELFEGMAARAHTASPPMSGAADLPGRPAGLLHGHLAGHPNPY; encoded by the coding sequence ATGCGGATCGTGGTGGTGGGGGCGACCGGCAACGCGGGCACGGCCCTGTTGCGCCGGTTGCGCCGGGAGCGGGGCGTGGAGCTGGCCGGGGTGGCCCGCCGGTTGCCCGGCCCGGACGCGGGTGAGCCGTACGACCAGGTGGAGTGGCACTCCTGCGACGTGGGCCTGCCCGGCGCGGCGGACCAGCTCGCCGAGGTCTTCGCCGGCGCGGGCGCGGTGGTGCACCTGGCCTGGCAAATCCAGCCCAGCCACGACCAGCGGGTGCTGCGGCGGACCAACGTCGACGGCAGCCGGGCCGTGGTCGACGCGGTGGTCCGGGCCCGGGTGCCGGCCCTGGTGTACGCCTCGTCGGTCGGCACGTACGCGTCCGGGCCGAAGGACCATCCGGTGAGTGAGCGGTGGCCGGCGACGGGGGTGCCCGCGTCGTCGTACAGCCGGGACAAGGCGGCGGTGGAGGCGCTGCTCGACCAGGTCGAGCGGGAGCACCCGGAGCTGCGGGTGGTACGCATGCGGCCCGGGCTGAACTTCCAGCGCGACGCGGCCACCGAGATCAGCCGCTACTTCCTCGGGCCGTTCGCGCCGGTGCGGCTGCTCCGGTTCGGCCGGATCCCGCTGGTGCCGACGCACCGCCGGCTGCGGATGCAGGCCGTGCACACCGATGACGTCGCCGAGGCGTACGCCCGGGGGGCCCTGGGCGACGCGCGCGGCGCCTTCAACCTGGCCGCGGATCCGGTGCTGACCCCGGAGCTGGTGGCCCGGCACTTCCACGGCTGGACGGTGCCGGTCGCCGCCCCGCTGCTGCGCGGCGCGGCGGCGCTGACCTGGCACGCCCGGCTGCAACCGGTCGACGCGGGCTGGGTGGAGCTGGCGCTGAACGTGCCGCTGATGTCCAGTGAGCGGGCTGAGACCGAGCTGGGCTGGCGGCCGACGGTCGACGCGCTGGCGGCGCTGCGGGAGCTGTTCGAGGGGATGGCTGCGCGCGCCCACACGGCCAGCCCGCCGATGTCCGGCGCCGCCGACCTCCCCGGCCGCCCCGCCGGACTCCTCCACGGCCACCTGGCGGGCCACCCCAACCCCTACTGA
- a CDS encoding low temperature requirement protein A produces MTGGAARLVRGPEEKRATFLDLFFDLVFVFALFRLSHGLREQLDWSGAFQTLVLLLAVWWVWDQSAAAGDRFDPRRPAMQVLAIGCMFGSFVLAAAVPEAFGAHGLVFAGAYVAVQVGRSLFLVIVTRGDKRQRPETRALFWFGVSAVPWLAGAAVQGWPRGALWALAVVVEYTVAILGWPTPRLGRVSAAEFSISGEFLAERHRQFVIIALGELILVAGLGLSSNGFEADRSAAAVVAFATTVLLWRIYIHRAGEVLGEAVATARDPLRVALPARFAHPVMVGGIVAISVSDELVIEHPLGNTPPAWAAVILGGPALFLAGRAIFEYSVFGRVSRGCVAGILVLPATSPATVVLPPLLVAATAALVLAGIAVSDAARARGRPPEPPAPPG; encoded by the coding sequence ATGACGGGTGGCGCAGCCCGGCTGGTGCGGGGACCGGAGGAGAAGCGGGCGACGTTCCTGGACCTGTTCTTCGACCTGGTGTTTGTCTTCGCGCTCTTCCGGCTCTCGCACGGGCTGCGGGAACAGCTGGACTGGAGCGGCGCCTTCCAAACGCTGGTGTTGCTGCTCGCCGTGTGGTGGGTGTGGGACCAGTCGGCGGCGGCAGGCGACAGGTTCGACCCGCGACGGCCGGCGATGCAGGTGCTGGCCATCGGGTGCATGTTCGGCAGCTTCGTGCTGGCAGCCGCGGTGCCTGAGGCGTTCGGCGCGCATGGCCTGGTCTTCGCCGGCGCGTACGTCGCCGTCCAGGTCGGTCGCAGCCTGTTTCTCGTGATCGTTACGCGGGGCGACAAACGGCAGCGTCCCGAGACGCGGGCGCTGTTCTGGTTCGGCGTGTCGGCGGTGCCATGGCTCGCGGGCGCTGCCGTGCAGGGTTGGCCGCGTGGGGCGCTATGGGCGCTGGCGGTGGTGGTGGAATACACGGTGGCCATACTCGGCTGGCCCACGCCGAGGCTGGGCCGCGTCAGTGCGGCGGAGTTTTCGATCTCGGGTGAGTTCCTGGCCGAGCGGCATCGGCAGTTCGTCATCATCGCGCTCGGCGAGCTGATCCTGGTGGCAGGGCTGGGGCTCAGCAGCAACGGCTTCGAGGCGGACCGCAGCGCGGCGGCCGTGGTGGCGTTCGCGACCACGGTGCTGCTGTGGCGGATCTACATCCACCGTGCTGGGGAGGTTTTGGGCGAGGCCGTCGCCACGGCCCGTGATCCGCTCCGCGTTGCCTTGCCGGCGAGATTCGCCCACCCGGTCATGGTCGGCGGCATCGTCGCGATCTCCGTCAGCGACGAGCTCGTCATCGAGCACCCGCTCGGGAACACACCACCGGCGTGGGCCGCCGTCATCCTCGGCGGACCCGCACTGTTCCTCGCCGGACGGGCCATCTTCGAGTACTCGGTGTTCGGCCGAGTGTCCCGAGGCTGCGTGGCCGGGATCCTCGTACTCCCCGCCACCTCCCCGGCAACGGTCGTCCTGCCGCCGCTCCTGGTCGCCGCCACCGCTGCTCTCGTCCTGGCCGGGATCGCCGTATCCGACGCAGCCCGCGCCCGAGGACGCCCACCCGAGCCGCCCGCACCACCGGGCTAG
- a CDS encoding IS110 family transposase, which produces MEEVDEQELHVERVAALDLGKAVLEACVRVPHESRPGRRMQEVRTYPTTTVALLQMADWFRIWGVTRVVMESTSDYWKGAYYLLEAEGFECWLVNARDVKNVPGRAKTDKLDVVWLAKVAERGMCRPSLVQPRPIRELRNLTRYRRSLIRDRTREMQRAEKLLEDAQIKLSSVVSELFGVTGRLILDALVAGQRDPRVLAQLAKGRLRPKIAQLQEALRGFFTDHHGAILAMMLSNIDRLTAQIAALDTMVEQAITPFAHQAQQLAQITGAGPIAAQEIIAEVGVDMARFPSAAHLVSWAKFCPQTHESAGKKKNKGRAKGNPWLAATLGNIAATVARSGAGFLGARHRRIARRRGPQKAIVATGNCVLTIAYHLLSDPTAQFHDLGADYFTTRIDRNRRARSLAAALQAVTGQKITIRDGQAIIEVQAA; this is translated from the coding sequence ATGGAAGAAGTCGATGAGCAGGAGCTACACGTCGAGCGGGTAGCCGCGCTTGATCTTGGCAAGGCGGTGTTGGAGGCGTGTGTGCGGGTGCCGCACGAGTCCAGGCCGGGCCGGCGGATGCAGGAGGTGCGGACCTACCCGACCACCACGGTGGCGTTGCTGCAGATGGCGGACTGGTTCCGCATCTGGGGTGTGACCCGGGTGGTCATGGAAAGCACCAGCGACTACTGGAAAGGTGCCTACTACCTGCTGGAGGCGGAGGGCTTCGAGTGCTGGCTGGTCAACGCCCGGGACGTCAAGAACGTCCCGGGCCGAGCCAAGACCGACAAGCTCGATGTGGTGTGGCTGGCCAAGGTTGCCGAGCGGGGTATGTGCCGACCGTCGCTGGTGCAGCCCCGACCGATCCGGGAGTTACGCAACCTGACCCGGTACCGGCGTTCTCTGATCCGCGATCGCACCCGGGAGATGCAACGGGCGGAGAAGCTGCTTGAGGACGCCCAGATCAAGCTGTCCTCGGTGGTCAGTGAGCTGTTCGGGGTGACCGGGCGGCTGATCCTGGACGCGTTGGTCGCCGGGCAGCGCGACCCGAGGGTGCTCGCGCAGTTGGCCAAGGGCCGCCTACGGCCGAAGATCGCACAGCTGCAGGAGGCGTTGCGCGGGTTCTTCACCGATCATCACGGTGCCATCCTGGCGATGATGCTTTCCAACATCGACCGGCTCACCGCCCAGATCGCCGCCCTGGACACGATGGTCGAGCAGGCGATCACCCCGTTCGCACATCAAGCACAGCAGTTGGCGCAGATCACCGGAGCCGGCCCCATCGCCGCGCAGGAGATCATCGCCGAAGTGGGCGTAGACATGGCCCGGTTCCCGTCCGCCGCCCACCTGGTGTCCTGGGCCAAGTTCTGCCCACAGACCCACGAGTCGGCCGGCAAGAAGAAGAACAAGGGCCGTGCCAAGGGCAACCCCTGGCTGGCCGCCACCCTGGGCAACATCGCCGCGACCGTCGCCCGCAGCGGTGCCGGCTTCCTCGGCGCCCGGCACCGACGCATCGCCCGACGCCGCGGGCCGCAGAAAGCGATTGTCGCCACCGGCAACTGCGTGCTGACCATCGCCTACCATCTGCTGTCCGACCCCACCGCCCAGTTCCACGACCTCGGCGCCGACTACTTCACCACGCGCATCGACAGGAACCGCCGGGCCCGCAGCCTGGCCGCCGCACTGCAAGCCGTCACCGGCCAGAAGATCACCATCCGGGATGGCCAAGCGATCATCGAAGTCCAAGCCGCGTAA
- a CDS encoding PadR family transcriptional regulator: MSMGQGRLQAPSYFVLASLLDGPRHGYAILGQVEALSEGTVRLATGTLYAVLDRLRGAELVEVVSEEIVNGRGRRSYALTPAGREVLQAEAARLASAASMVTDSAKRSAVQSSAVRFA, encoded by the coding sequence ATGAGTATGGGTCAGGGGAGACTTCAAGCTCCCAGCTACTTCGTGCTGGCGTCGTTGCTCGACGGCCCGCGCCACGGTTATGCGATCCTCGGCCAGGTCGAGGCCCTGTCCGAGGGGACGGTGCGGCTGGCCACTGGCACGCTGTACGCCGTGCTCGACCGGCTCCGTGGAGCTGAGCTAGTCGAAGTCGTCAGCGAGGAAATCGTCAATGGGCGCGGCAGGCGGTCTTACGCCTTGACGCCTGCCGGTCGCGAAGTACTTCAAGCGGAGGCAGCCAGGTTGGCCTCTGCCGCGAGCATGGTGACTGATTCCGCTAAGCGGTCGGCTGTTCAGTCGTCAGCGGTGAGGTTCGCGTGA
- a CDS encoding SDR family oxidoreductase has translation MRTSVTTTPRTWFITGASRGLGRAFTVAALERGDQVVAAARTITRDDFDERYGDRLLALRLDVTDRAAVFAAVATAVEHFGRLDIVVNNAGTMYMGMIEEFTEAQARAQFEVNLYGALWVSQAVLPHLRAQRAGHIVQISSIAALGGFPSTGMYSASKFALEGMSESLAMEAAAFDVKVSIVQPGGYWTDLYTSMTSTTPMEAYGPLRAELERQWAEDSIDSEPRLAAEALLKLVDSDDPPLRLLLGSMVYDLAFDISRRRVDTWAGWEQVSRAAEHAVPATGGAH, from the coding sequence ATGCGCACCTCCGTCACCACCACTCCGCGTACCTGGTTCATCACCGGCGCCAGCCGCGGTCTGGGCCGCGCGTTCACCGTCGCGGCGCTCGAACGCGGCGACCAGGTGGTCGCCGCTGCCCGGACCATCACCCGAGACGACTTCGATGAGCGATACGGTGACCGGCTGCTCGCCCTGCGGCTCGACGTGACCGACCGGGCGGCGGTCTTCGCCGCCGTGGCCACCGCGGTCGAGCACTTCGGACGGCTCGACATCGTCGTCAACAACGCCGGCACCATGTACATGGGCATGATCGAAGAGTTCACCGAGGCGCAGGCGCGGGCCCAGTTCGAGGTCAACCTGTACGGCGCGCTCTGGGTCAGCCAGGCCGTGCTGCCGCACCTACGCGCCCAGCGGGCCGGCCACATCGTGCAGATCTCCAGCATCGCCGCACTCGGCGGCTTCCCGAGCACCGGCATGTACAGCGCGAGCAAGTTCGCCCTCGAAGGCATGAGCGAGTCCCTGGCGATGGAGGCGGCGGCCTTCGACGTCAAGGTCAGCATCGTGCAGCCCGGCGGCTACTGGACCGACCTGTACACCAGCATGACCTCCACGACGCCCATGGAGGCCTACGGTCCACTGCGCGCGGAGCTGGAACGGCAGTGGGCGGAAGACTCGATCGACAGCGAGCCCCGGCTGGCTGCCGAGGCGCTGCTGAAACTGGTCGACAGCGACGACCCACCGCTGCGGCTCCTGCTCGGCAGCATGGTCTACGACCTGGCGTTCGACATCTCACGCCGGCGAGTGGACACCTGGGCAGGCTGGGAACAGGTCAGCCGAGCCGCCGAGCATGCCGTCCCGGCCACTGGCGGTGCACACTGA
- a CDS encoding TetR/AcrR family transcriptional regulator encodes MTTQRRATPNAARRNQASRQAILTAAFDLLQEVGYAKLSVEGIAARAGVGKQTIYRWWPSKGAVIFDAFLMLSEGAEGEPPVLPDTGDLEADLTAVLRATVAELNDPRYDQPMRALATEIAHDPELAAAYAERLDGPLKEAKRQRLRSAQRAGQLAEDLDLDVAVEMIWGPVLNRWLQRTGPLTADYTDRVVTTALNGLRPRPSGR; translated from the coding sequence ATGACGACGCAGCGCAGAGCGACGCCCAACGCGGCCCGCCGGAACCAAGCCTCGCGGCAGGCGATCCTCACCGCGGCGTTCGATCTCCTGCAGGAGGTCGGATACGCCAAACTCAGTGTCGAGGGCATCGCCGCGCGTGCCGGCGTCGGCAAGCAGACCATCTACCGCTGGTGGCCGTCCAAGGGTGCGGTCATCTTCGATGCCTTCCTCATGCTCAGTGAGGGCGCTGAGGGTGAGCCCCCGGTGCTGCCCGACACCGGTGACCTGGAAGCAGACCTCACAGCGGTGCTGCGCGCCACGGTCGCGGAGTTGAACGATCCCCGGTACGACCAGCCGATGCGCGCGCTGGCCACCGAGATCGCGCACGATCCCGAGCTGGCAGCCGCCTACGCCGAACGGCTGGACGGGCCGTTGAAGGAGGCCAAGCGACAACGGCTGCGCAGCGCTCAACGGGCCGGGCAACTCGCCGAAGACCTCGACCTCGACGTAGCCGTAGAGATGATCTGGGGACCCGTGCTCAACCGTTGGCTGCAACGCACAGGGCCGCTCACCGCCGATTACACCGACCGCGTCGTCACCACCGCCCTCAACGGATTGCGTCCACGCCCGTCTGGTCGTTGA
- a CDS encoding TlrC/CarA/OleB/SrmB family ABC-F type ribosomal protection protein: MLTAQLSLHNVTRRYDDRVVLDAVSFTVKPGEKAGIIGDNGAGKSTLLRLLAGADRPDNGEVTVVAPGGVGYLAQSLALPPEATIQDAIDLALADLRELESRMRDAETELHSLAEAELAAALEAYAGLVARYEARGGYAADTRVDIALHGLGLPALDRTRLLGTLSGGERSRLALAATLASQPELLLLDEPTNDLDDQAVGWLEAHLRAHRGTVLTVTHDREFLGRVTTTILEVGEGTVARYGDGYDGYLAAKSAERQRRLQEYEDWRAELARNRKLAAANAVRLDAIPRKAPMAKFGHGAFRARGRDHGAMGRIRNAKERIERLTGNPVAPPPDPLVFAASITGADSQTPEATAELTGIRVADRLYVPSLRIGGAQRLLVTGPNGAGKTTLVRVLAGELHPDVGTVRTRGRIGHLRQQETLWPPDLTVPQAFAHGRAGDPDEYTDELLSLGLFRPADLRLRMGELSYGQRRRIELARLVSEPVDLLLLDEPTNHLSPALVEQLEEALADYPGAVVTVTHDRRMRARFTGTHLELRAGRVAQLRESAPVAHACTSLVSPAA; the protein is encoded by the coding sequence TTGCTTACTGCCCAACTCTCGCTACACAACGTCACCCGCCGTTACGACGACCGCGTGGTGCTGGACGCAGTGTCCTTCACCGTCAAACCGGGCGAGAAGGCGGGCATCATCGGCGACAACGGCGCGGGTAAGTCCACGCTGTTGCGGCTCCTCGCCGGGGCGGACCGGCCCGACAACGGCGAGGTGACGGTGGTCGCGCCCGGCGGCGTCGGCTACCTCGCCCAGTCGCTGGCGCTGCCGCCTGAAGCCACGATCCAGGACGCGATCGACCTCGCCCTTGCCGACCTGCGCGAGCTCGAGTCGCGGATGCGCGACGCCGAGACCGAACTGCACAGCCTGGCGGAAGCGGAACTCGCGGCCGCTCTGGAGGCCTACGCCGGGCTGGTCGCCCGGTACGAGGCGCGTGGCGGGTACGCGGCGGACACCCGGGTGGACATCGCGTTGCACGGGCTCGGCCTACCGGCTCTGGACCGTACGAGGTTGCTCGGCACGCTGTCCGGCGGGGAGCGGTCGCGGCTGGCCTTGGCCGCCACCTTGGCGTCCCAGCCGGAACTGCTGTTGCTCGACGAACCGACCAACGACCTGGACGACCAGGCCGTGGGTTGGCTGGAGGCGCACCTGCGGGCGCACCGCGGCACGGTGCTCACGGTGACCCACGACCGGGAGTTCCTGGGCCGGGTCACCACCACGATCCTGGAAGTCGGCGAGGGCACGGTGGCGCGCTACGGCGACGGCTACGACGGCTACCTCGCCGCCAAGTCCGCCGAACGCCAGCGTCGGCTCCAGGAATACGAGGACTGGCGCGCCGAGCTGGCCCGCAACCGGAAACTGGCTGCCGCGAACGCGGTCCGCCTGGACGCGATCCCGCGCAAGGCGCCGATGGCCAAGTTCGGGCACGGCGCCTTCCGGGCCCGTGGCCGCGACCACGGTGCGATGGGGCGCATCCGCAATGCCAAGGAGCGCATCGAGCGCCTCACCGGCAACCCCGTCGCGCCGCCGCCCGACCCACTGGTCTTCGCGGCCAGCATCACCGGCGCCGACAGTCAGACGCCGGAGGCGACCGCGGAACTCACCGGGATTCGCGTCGCCGACCGACTGTACGTGCCGTCACTGCGGATCGGGGGCGCGCAACGGCTCCTGGTCACCGGGCCCAACGGAGCGGGCAAGACCACCCTCGTCCGGGTCCTGGCCGGGGAACTGCATCCGGACGTCGGAACGGTACGCACGCGCGGTCGGATCGGGCACCTGCGACAGCAGGAAACCTTGTGGCCGCCCGACCTGACGGTGCCGCAGGCGTTTGCCCACGGGCGGGCCGGCGACCCGGACGAGTACACCGACGAACTGCTCTCCCTCGGCCTGTTCCGGCCGGCCGACCTGCGACTGCGGATGGGCGAGCTGTCGTACGGGCAGCGGCGCCGGATCGAGCTGGCCCGCCTGGTCAGCGAACCGGTCGACCTGCTGCTGCTCGACGAGCCGACGAACCACCTCTCCCCGGCCCTGGTCGAGCAGCTGGAGGAAGCCCTGGCGGATTACCCGGGCGCGGTGGTCACCGTCACCCACGACCGCCGCATGCGCGCCCGGTTCACCGGGACCCACCTGGAGCTGCGCGCCGGCCGCGTCGCGCAACTCCGGGAGTCCGCCCCCGTGGCCCACGCCTGCACCTCGCTGGTCAGCCCCGCCGCGTAG
- a CDS encoding zinc-binding dehydrogenase: MPDTVDDLAAAALTTGAGYLTAHLALTELAGFRPGQTVLAPGVGGAVGQGGVEVARVLGAARAITTATSTDKADKGRDAGYEVIDLSRESLRDGVARLTDGKGVDVVLDGVAGPLTGEALGCLAVNGTLISIGYTAGMQATINVTDLIWKNAHIHGFRFALFTPQQINAADAALLSLLADGALHPSVAQVFPLAQAADAQRLLAEGRPFGRVLLAM; encoded by the coding sequence GTGCCGGACACCGTGGATGACCTGGCCGCCGCCGCGCTGACGACCGGAGCGGGTTACCTCACCGCGCACCTGGCGCTGACCGAGCTGGCAGGCTTCCGGCCGGGGCAGACCGTACTGGCGCCCGGTGTCGGCGGCGCAGTCGGACAGGGCGGCGTCGAGGTCGCTCGCGTCCTTGGCGCGGCGCGGGCCATCACCACCGCCACGAGCACGGACAAGGCTGACAAGGGGCGCGATGCGGGGTACGAGGTGATCGACCTGTCCCGGGAGTCGCTACGCGACGGTGTCGCCCGCCTCACCGACGGTAAGGGTGTCGACGTGGTCCTCGACGGGGTCGCCGGGCCGCTCACCGGGGAAGCGCTCGGCTGCCTGGCCGTGAACGGCACCCTGATCAGCATCGGGTATACGGCCGGCATGCAGGCCACCATCAACGTCACCGATCTGATCTGGAAGAACGCCCACATCCACGGATTCCGGTTCGCCCTCTTCACGCCGCAGCAGATCAACGCGGCCGATGCGGCCCTGCTCAGCCTGCTCGCAGACGGTGCGCTGCATCCCTCCGTGGCGCAGGTCTTCCCCCTCGCCCAGGCCGCCGACGCGCAGCGCCTGCTCGCTGAGGGCCGACCCTTCGGACGAGTCCTGCTCGCCATGTGA